Proteins encoded within one genomic window of Enterococcus haemoperoxidus ATCC BAA-382:
- the ychF gene encoding redox-regulated ATPase YchF, with product MALTAGIVGLPNVGKSTLFNAITKAGAEAANYPFATIDPNVGMVEVPDERLLRLTELVKPKKTVPTTFEFTDIAGIVKGASKGEGLGNQFLSHIRQVDAICHVVRCFDDDNITHVEGRVDPLADIDTINLELVLADLDSITKRYTRVAKIAKTKDKDAVAELAVLDKLKPVLEEGLSARTIEFTEDEQKIVKSLFLLTAKPILYVANVSEDEVADSDNNPYVQQVRTFAANEQAEVIVVCARAEEEIAELDDEDKADFLEALGIEESGLDQLIRAAYDLLGLATYFTAGEQEVRAWTFRKGIKAPQAAGIIHTDFERGFIRAETVSFDDLNTYGNMQAAKEAGKVRLEGKEYVVQDGDVMLFRFNV from the coding sequence TAGGGAAATCTACCCTTTTTAACGCAATTACAAAAGCAGGAGCAGAAGCGGCAAATTATCCGTTTGCAACAATTGATCCTAATGTAGGTATGGTTGAAGTACCAGATGAGCGCTTGCTGCGTTTAACAGAGTTAGTGAAACCTAAAAAAACAGTACCCACTACTTTTGAGTTTACAGATATCGCCGGAATCGTAAAAGGTGCAAGCAAAGGTGAAGGGTTAGGAAATCAATTTTTAAGCCATATTCGTCAAGTGGATGCTATTTGTCATGTAGTACGTTGTTTTGATGATGATAATATTACCCACGTTGAAGGACGTGTAGACCCGTTGGCAGATATTGACACGATCAATTTAGAATTAGTATTAGCTGACCTGGACTCTATCACGAAACGCTATACTCGTGTAGCTAAAATAGCTAAGACGAAAGATAAAGATGCGGTAGCTGAATTAGCAGTATTAGATAAACTTAAACCTGTTTTAGAAGAAGGGTTGTCTGCTCGTACGATCGAATTTACCGAAGATGAGCAAAAAATCGTTAAAAGCTTATTTTTACTAACAGCAAAACCTATTTTATATGTGGCAAATGTGTCAGAAGATGAAGTAGCGGATTCAGATAATAATCCATATGTTCAACAAGTTCGTACTTTCGCTGCAAATGAACAAGCAGAGGTAATCGTTGTTTGTGCTCGTGCCGAGGAAGAAATAGCTGAATTAGATGATGAAGATAAAGCCGACTTTTTAGAAGCGTTAGGTATTGAAGAGTCTGGTTTAGATCAATTGATACGTGCAGCATATGACCTTTTAGGCTTAGCAACATATTTTACTGCCGGCGAGCAAGAAGTACGTGCGTGGACTTTCCGTAAAGGGATCAAAGCGCCTCAAGCAGCCGGGATTATCCATACTGATTTTGAACGTGGATTTATTCGTGCAGAGACGGTTTCATTTGATGATTTGAATACGTACGGTAATATGCAAGCCGCAAAAGAAGCAGGAAAAGTTCGTTTAGAAGGAAAAGAATATGTTGTTCAAGATGGCGATGTTATGCTTTTCCGTTTCAACGTATAG
- a CDS encoding DUF1129 domain-containing protein, with translation MESEVLRDIVSENRELEQKLTKRNEQYIFDLKKSLVAANLSEEAQTLALHEILPHLVEGQKSGKTARQLFGTVAERTESILNKPEELPESTPILMWLDNTLLLFGVMTIMFSVMMMWSKGKSQPLGLLTLVLASMAGGYAFYLMYKYVYQYDRPGVDKSKRPGWIKTGFILVGAMLLWLVVFTGSAMLPAVINPVLDPVVVIIIGGIALGTRYLLKKKYNMRSSLAR, from the coding sequence ATGGAATCAGAAGTACTTCGAGATATTGTTTCAGAAAATCGTGAACTTGAACAAAAATTGACAAAGAGAAACGAACAGTACATCTTTGACTTAAAAAAATCATTGGTTGCTGCTAATCTTTCAGAAGAAGCACAGACACTTGCTTTGCACGAAATTCTACCTCATTTAGTAGAAGGTCAAAAAAGTGGGAAAACTGCCCGTCAGCTTTTCGGAACAGTGGCTGAACGTACGGAGTCTATCTTAAATAAACCGGAAGAACTTCCAGAATCAACACCGATCTTGATGTGGTTAGATAATACATTGTTATTATTCGGTGTAATGACGATTATGTTTTCAGTTATGATGATGTGGTCCAAAGGAAAATCACAACCATTGGGATTATTGACATTAGTATTAGCGTCAATGGCTGGTGGATATGCATTCTATCTAATGTATAAATACGTATATCAATATGATCGACCTGGCGTGGACAAATCTAAACGCCCGGGTTGGATCAAAACAGGATTCATTTTAGTTGGTGCTATGCTTTTATGGCTAGTTGTATTTACGGGCTCAGCAATGTTACCAGCTGTTATTAACCCAGTTTTAGATCCAGTTGTAGTTATCATTATTGGTGGGATTGCGTTAGGTACTCGTTATTTGTTAAAGAAAAAGTATAATATGCGTAGTAGCTTGGCACGTTAA